The nucleotide sequence CCAGAGCAGATGAAGGTGAGGGAATCGTATGCTTACCTTAGCTGCATGGCTGAAGAGTGAGTGAGTGCTTTTGTTTGATTTGAACTTGaacttgtgtgtgtgtgtgtgcagacAGCAGTCTCGGAAACAAGTGCAAATCAGCTGGCCAACCTGCTGTTCTGGTTGATGATCGTTGGGTACAGCATGCGCAACATTGAGGTGCGGTTTGACATGGAGCGAGTGCTGGGTGCTCCCCCAAAGGTGGCAGAGCTACCACCTGGTCCTGGAGAGAGCATATAGTTAGAGAGGGATGCCTCTGAAGTCTGAACCAACCAACGGGATTGTAGATGTAGCCacgtaggagaggagaggagaggctcTGAAAGATTGTTGATTGAATCAACGATTGGCTGGTGGCATTCCATTGTTTTGCTTTTGCTTTGTACTCCGTAGCACAGTAACAGTACTATAGTAGTAGCAACACATGCATGCTTCATTCAGGGAGAAGCATGTTATCCATAGTTGATTGACTTGCCATGGTTGAGGAGGCACATATACACATCAAAGATGCATCCTTGAATTGGATTGATACTCTTGTGTGTGCGTTGGCAAATGGCAATGGATTTTTTTTGGAAGAATAAATGGCAATGCAAATTGCAAATGCAGGGTGTATGTATGGAGGAAGCAGTTGTTGAAGCTGTCAGAAATTCCAGTTCCAGTTTCAGTTCCTTGGAGGCTAAGGAAGGAGGTGAGCCAAATTGGGACGCTGTGCCTATGCGAAAGCCTACGCGGTAAGCCAAATTGACACGCAGACGCGGAGAGAGAAAAGGATGGTTTTTATTACAGTGTAAAATTCGCAATAACTtagtaatatatattttattaatTACTAAGTATAAATAAGGGTAGTTTTTTTGAACTGAAATACGTAGAAATAACCTTTGATTGTtttttttgtataaatataaaaGTATCAAAAGATAATACTACAATTATTACTCGGGAACATTATTTTTTgttgaaaaagaaagaaaaacaagttTGCTTGCTTGCAGTTTGCTTGTTGGCCGTCGCCGCTTCCTTGCCTCTCCACCCAACtccctccgtctccgtctccgtctccatcccaaggaagggagaagaagggaTACCCAACCAACCAACCCAGCGGCGGCGTCCCCACTCCCCAGCGCAGCAAGGAACGACAAGGAAAGAAAACTCCCCCTCCCCACCCCCACCCCAGCAGTCCCCACAAACAGTTGTTCGACGACAAACAAATCGGAATCGAAACCCTAGCTCGGTTTCGCCCTCGGATCCGATGGCTCGTTCGCCGCCGCCCCCTTCCTCCGCCGGCGGCGCGCAGTACGCGCAGCAGTTCCTCAACACGGCGCTCTCCCAGCGGGGGCCGTCCGCGCTGCCGTACGCCGAGGACGTCAAGTGGCTGATCCGCAACCACCTGGTGGCGCTAGCCGAGGCCTTCCCCTCCCTCCACCCCAAGGCCGCCCTCTTCACCCACAACGACGGCCGCGCCGCTCACCTCCTCCAGGCCGACGGCACAATCCCCATCGACCACGCCGGCGCCTCCTACAACCTCCCAGCCGTCATCTGGCTGCCAGAGCCCTACCCGCGCTCCCCGCCGCTCGTCTTCCTCTCCCCGACCCGAGACATGGTCATCAAGCCCCACCACAGGCTCGTCGACAGCTCCGGCCTCGTCGCCAACGCGCCCTACCTCCGCTCCTGGGTCTTCCCCTCCTCCAACCTCGTCGACCTCGTCCGATCCCTCTCCCACCTATTCGGCCTCGACCCGCCCCTCTTCACCAAGAATCCTCCTGCCGCCGCTCCGCCACCGAATCCCTCACCGACGCCGACCCCGCCACCACGGGTCGCCccatccccctccccctccccctccccctcctacAGGCTTGGGGGCTTCCCGGCGTCGCCCCAGCTCGCCCCCCGCCCGCCCCCCACCGAGGACCCTGCCGAGGTCTTCAAGCGCAACGCCGTCGCCAAGCTCGTCGACATGGCCTACGCCGACGCCGCGGCACTGCGGACCGCGCGGGAGGCCGAGGTTGATGCCCTCTTCGCCGTCCAGGCCGAGCTGCGGCACAGGGGTGACATCGTCGCTCAAGGGGTGCGCAAGATGGGGGAGGAGAAGGAAGCGCTCGAGCGCCACCTGCAGGACGTCATGATGGCCACCGATGTCATGGAGGCCTGGGTCAGGGACAACAACAGGAGAGGCGGCAACCAAGCCACCGAGGACGCCATCGAGCCCGCGGATGTGCTGTCAAGGCAGATGATCGAGTGCACAGCGGCAGATTTGGTGCTCGAGGACACCATCTACGCTCTCGACAAGGCAATCCAGGAAGGATCTGTGCCCTTTGACGGCTACCTCAGGAGCGTGCGCGCACTGTCGCGCGAGCAGTTCTTCCACCGCGCCCTATCTGCCAAGGTGCATAGCGCGCAGCAGCAGGCTAAGGTTGCTAGCATGGCAGCACGTGCACCGCAGTACGCATCATAGGGATCATGGTCAGTATACTTGCTTGGTCTGCAGCCCCTCAGATTTTGTCTGCTCGTCTTATTAAGTACCTGTGTCTGTAAAGTTTCTACTCCATGTTTGTTTACTGCTTACTAGGGAAGGGGAAGATACAATGTTGCCTGTCACATTTACTTTATAGGACTAAGAGGACTGGATGGATATGAAAGGACTTGTGTCTATAATAACTTGAGTTTGAATTGCATCACATGATGCATGTATGGCTTTTGAGCTCGCAGTTCACATTGCATACTTCATTTCTGTTTATTCTTCAATACTTGATAGTTCCATCATCAGAAACCTTTCAATGTCCTGTTCTTCTTTGGAGATGAACCACGAACTTCTATCTGTTTATCTCTATAATTCCATGGGCCTGCTTGTTCCCCATGTGTTAACTCAGCAGTGCAACCATGATGAAATTCAAGTGCTAGCTCATTGTCATATAGTATATAGATTCATGTTCACCTTTGGAAGGTTAGATTTTCATTCTTTCATTTCCAGGGGTAACTATGTGAATGCTAGGATCTTTTAAGTTGATCAGTTCTGAGTTCTTGCTTATTTTCAAAAGCGTTCTATCTTAACATGGAATATGAGTAACCATATTATCTCTGTTGGAATTGAAGGTTGACTGCTTTAGCTTGATCCCcttttttcttcattttttgGCCCCCAGATCCCCATGGAAGGATAGGATGCTAGTATGTCACCATTGCTTGATATGATGCTatcctttttttctctctctccttggTTCCGCATGAAGATCATCCTAATTTGGTAGTTGCAGTGCAGCCCTGATGAGGTTTGACTCTCTCGTGTTAACGTCGGTTAATCAGTTTCTTTGGTGGGGAGAGCTTGGGTTTGATCTCAGTGGTTTATGGTCGAGCTTTGGTAGAGATTTTGATCTGATCTTGAGTTTGAATTGTAACTGTCTGACCATTCTACTTCTATGCATGTTAAGATGTAGAGTTGAGCAGCACAGGGGTTACTGAAAGCAAAGGCTTCTGTTTCTAAGTTCTGCTTGCTTTTATTTATACTTTATGCTAATTCTGTAGGTTAGTTATGACTTGGTAGCTGTCAGATTCGTTTGTCATGGTCATGGCAGTGACTACTTCCATAGGAACCCAGAGTCAAGAACTGGTTAGCTCTGTTTTCACATGTTGTGGTGATTAGAGAGAAAATAAGCTTCTTATAACTCTGTTGAGACTCACAGATGTATGGTTTGTCTTGTGAATAGATTACACGATGCAATAACCTGTATGGTATTTTGTGCTGAAGAATTGTAACATCAACTTGGGGCGGCGTCAGATGTGTTGGATCATTTTTTGTTTAAAAAGCTTTAAATACTGCTCTTTTCATCCTAAAATATaaatgagagaaaaacactatagattctaactgataagccggctgataagttcaagcgaacaggccagtTGTGTCCAAACCAATCTGGATTTGACCAAATTTGTAGAATTTTATTAGTTTTGAGTTGGGCAGTTGTCCAGAATGTGAGGTAGTTGTTTGGGTTTCCTCTATGCAGTATCGATGTTGTGTTGGAACCATGCAATTCAACCCCTGCTAGGGACTGTTTGGATTTGTTCATCTGGAGCTGTTTGGATTGGTTCGGCTGGGTACATTACATACTGCTTGCGGTGACTCATATCCAcggccctgttcgcttatcttataatctgtctttttcaGCCAAAACagattttttctctcacaacaaatcagccggaacagtgttttggctagttttttcagcgaagcgaatggggTCAATTATCATCACCAGGCAAAACTTGTAGATCCTTTGCTCGCGCTTGCCTCAACTCACTGCAACTGCAAGTAGTTTTAACAGTGGTCGCGTTTGGATCCCTGTCCAGCTGCCGGAAGGACCTAATGAACGGTACATGTGCTAAGTGGACATCAGAATCCAGCAGCtggtgaaataaaatgaaaatcaaATTTTCAGTGACAAGAAACCAAGAGTTGGGTTTTGGGCAGTCCTCATCCAAGACTACAATACAACTACCAGATGAACAGAAATAAAATGAAAAACAAATTTTCAGTGACAAGAAACCAAGAGTTGGGTCTTGGGCAGTCGTCATCCAAGACTGCAATACAACTACCAGATGAACAAACCATAAGGAAAATCACGCCACAAAACTCTTTGCACTCTGTCAAACAGGTTCATCAAATAAATCTACCCTGCAGAGCATGGATTCATTTTAACTGGATTTACAAGCTCCTCTGAACCTGAGTTCACTTACTAGCTGTGCACTAACTGTAACCAGTGCAAAAGATTGCAAACCAGATTACACTACTAACATATTCTGAGTAAAGAAAAACCAGAGAAGGAAACTGATGATCATCTGACAAGGTTCAAAGGATATATGAAAGAAAAGctatatattgataacttatccAAGGCGGTCTCAGTTTGGCAAATTTCACTACCGTTGAATTTCAGTCTAAGGTTTTAACATAAAAAAGGCCTGGGATGCAAGGAAAGAGCTCGTTACTGTAGC is from Miscanthus floridulus cultivar M001 chromosome 7, ASM1932011v1, whole genome shotgun sequence and encodes:
- the LOC136468097 gene encoding protein ELC-like → MARSPPPPSSAGGAQYAQQFLNTALSQRGPSALPYAEDVKWLIRNHLVALAEAFPSLHPKAALFTHNDGRAAHLLQADGTIPIDHAGASYNLPAVIWLPEPYPRSPPLVFLSPTRDMVIKPHHRLVDSSGLVANAPYLRSWVFPSSNLVDLVRSLSHLFGLDPPLFTKNPPAAAPPPNPSPTPTPPPRVAPSPSPSPSPSYRLGGFPASPQLAPRPPPTEDPAEVFKRNAVAKLVDMAYADAAALRTAREAEVDALFAVQAELRHRGDIVAQGVRKMGEEKEALERHLQDVMMATDVMEAWVRDNNRRGGNQATEDAIEPADVLSRQMIECTAADLVLEDTIYALDKAIQEGSVPFDGYLRSVRALSREQFFHRALSAKVHSAQQQAKVASMAARAPQYAS